From Streptomyces sp. 6-11-2, one genomic window encodes:
- a CDS encoding pectinesterase family protein: MPSPHLRPSPPPLPGKGRPGKGLSRRGLLLVGAAAGAVLGLAAPPAGAAARPHPFGRHGSPAARRTPRTLYVDPHGRGDFTQVQAAVNAAAGGGWTLVLAPGTYRETVSVDATRTDMTWIGATGDARDVTIVYDHAAGTPTPDGGTYGTSGSATTTVQADGFTAHRITFANDWLRADHPGVSGTQAVAVKVQGDRSAFWHCRFLGHQDTLYADTRTLSAFARQYYAHCHIEGDVDFVFGRATAVFEHCHFRALDRSDLATAPYGFVFAPSTAAANPRGYLVTHGRVTSRAPDGGYKLARPWVPSSDTTARPMLTVRDTWLGPGIDAVAPYANMSDTHPWQDQRFAEYRNSGPGARIADPADRPQLTRAEARTANREAYLGDWTPWRGR; encoded by the coding sequence ATGCCCTCGCCCCACCTCCGCCCGTCCCCGCCGCCCCTGCCTGGAAAGGGACGGCCCGGAAAGGGCCTGTCCAGAAGGGGACTGCTGCTCGTCGGAGCCGCCGCCGGCGCCGTGCTCGGCCTGGCCGCCCCGCCCGCCGGAGCCGCCGCCCGGCCGCACCCGTTCGGCCGCCACGGTTCACCGGCCGCCCGTCGCACCCCGCGCACCCTCTACGTCGACCCGCACGGGCGCGGCGACTTCACCCAGGTGCAGGCCGCGGTGAACGCGGCCGCGGGCGGCGGCTGGACCCTGGTCCTCGCGCCGGGTACCTACCGGGAGACCGTCTCCGTGGACGCCACGCGCACGGACATGACCTGGATCGGCGCCACGGGCGACGCCCGTGACGTGACGATCGTGTACGACCACGCGGCCGGCACGCCCACACCCGACGGCGGTACCTACGGCACCAGCGGATCGGCCACCACGACCGTCCAGGCGGACGGTTTCACCGCCCACCGGATCACCTTCGCCAACGACTGGCTGCGCGCCGACCACCCCGGCGTCAGCGGCACCCAGGCCGTCGCCGTCAAGGTGCAGGGCGACCGCTCGGCGTTCTGGCACTGCCGCTTCCTGGGCCACCAGGACACGCTGTACGCCGACACCAGGACCCTGTCCGCCTTCGCCCGCCAGTACTACGCCCACTGCCACATCGAGGGCGACGTCGACTTCGTCTTCGGCCGGGCGACCGCGGTGTTCGAGCACTGCCACTTCCGCGCGCTGGACCGCAGCGACCTGGCGACGGCACCGTACGGCTTCGTCTTCGCGCCCTCCACCGCGGCCGCCAATCCGCGCGGCTACCTGGTCACGCACGGCCGCGTCACCAGCCGGGCCCCGGACGGCGGCTACAAGCTCGCCCGTCCCTGGGTGCCCAGCTCGGACACGACCGCTCGCCCGATGCTGACCGTCCGCGACACCTGGCTCGGCCCGGGCATCGACGCGGTCGCACCATATGCCAACATGTCGGATACGCACCCCTGGCAGGACCAGCGTTTCGCCGAGTACCGCAACTCCGGCCCCGGCGCGCGGATCGCCGACCCGGCCGACCGTCCCCAGCTCACCCGCGCCGAGGCCCGGACGGCGAACCGGGAGGCGTACCTCGGCGACTGGACGCCGTGGCGGGGGCGCTGA
- a CDS encoding HAD family acid phosphatase, whose amino-acid sequence MHKPLRIAALAATCALTGAVIYGAGAATAGQSTANSTHEPYNIGLLTQDIDTYYGTKLDADGVYQASPDSPYAKDLARVDADAKKWIDKAADKAGHKGKNKPAVVFDIDDTLLLSLDYEKKNSYGYNSATWAAYVNKADRPAVFGSPELVRYAAKKGVEVFYNSGLSEAQRSAAVENLKKVGADVNLDAAHMFLKDAANPPSYLKGCATPGAWTCTTVQYKAGTRKHIEDLGYDIVANFGDQYSDLDGGHAEHTFKLPNPTYFVG is encoded by the coding sequence ATGCACAAGCCACTGCGTATCGCGGCCCTCGCCGCCACCTGCGCCCTCACCGGTGCCGTGATCTACGGCGCCGGTGCGGCCACGGCAGGTCAGTCGACCGCCAACTCCACCCACGAGCCCTACAACATCGGGCTCCTCACCCAGGACATCGACACCTACTACGGCACCAAGCTCGACGCCGACGGTGTCTACCAGGCGTCCCCGGACAGCCCGTACGCCAAGGACCTCGCGCGCGTCGACGCCGACGCCAAGAAGTGGATCGACAAGGCGGCGGACAAGGCGGGCCACAAGGGCAAGAACAAGCCGGCCGTCGTCTTCGACATCGACGACACGCTGCTGCTCAGCCTGGACTACGAGAAGAAGAACAGCTACGGCTACAACAGCGCCACCTGGGCGGCCTACGTCAACAAGGCCGACCGCCCGGCGGTCTTCGGCAGCCCCGAACTCGTGCGGTACGCCGCGAAGAAGGGCGTCGAGGTCTTCTACAACTCCGGCCTGAGCGAGGCACAGCGCTCCGCCGCCGTGGAGAACCTGAAGAAGGTCGGCGCCGACGTCAACCTCGACGCCGCGCACATGTTCCTCAAGGACGCGGCCAACCCGCCGTCCTACCTGAAGGGCTGCGCCACCCCGGGCGCCTGGACCTGCACGACCGTCCAGTACAAGGCCGGCACCCGCAAGCACATCGAGGACCTCGGGTACGACATCGTCGCCAACTTCGGCGACCAGTACTCCGACCTCGACGGCGGTCACGCCGAGCACACCTTCAAGCTGCCGAACCCGACGTACTTCGTCGGCTAG
- a CDS encoding GNAT family N-acetyltransferase — MEVVLREVHDSDLPVFFRQMNDPEALRMAAFTPKDPADHDAFTADWRRLRASSVVLRTVLLDGDVVGSAAVYGEPGEREVTYWVDRAYWGRGVATAALRALLTEVPERPLYARAAADNAGSLRVLAKCGFLESARARGFAEARGEEIDEVVLSLRADAG; from the coding sequence ATGGAGGTCGTCCTCCGCGAGGTCCACGACAGCGATCTGCCGGTGTTCTTCCGGCAGATGAACGACCCGGAGGCGCTGCGGATGGCCGCCTTCACCCCGAAGGACCCGGCCGACCACGACGCCTTCACGGCGGACTGGCGAAGGCTGCGCGCCTCGTCCGTCGTGCTGCGCACCGTCCTGCTGGACGGTGACGTGGTCGGCAGCGCCGCCGTCTACGGGGAGCCGGGCGAACGCGAGGTCACCTACTGGGTGGACCGTGCCTACTGGGGCCGCGGCGTCGCCACGGCCGCGCTGCGCGCCCTGCTGACCGAGGTGCCCGAACGCCCGCTGTACGCGCGGGCGGCGGCGGACAACGCCGGCTCGCTGCGGGTGCTCGCCAAGTGCGGCTTCCTGGAGTCCGCGCGGGCCCGGGGGTTCGCCGAGGCGCGGGGCGAGGAGATCGACGAGGTGGTGCTGTCGCTGCGGGCCGACGCCGGGTGA
- a CDS encoding IclR family transcriptional regulator, giving the protein MSAGDAGGGAQVKSAVRTVELLEFFAGRPGMHSLAAVQEAVGYPKSSLYMLLRTLVELGWVETDATGTRYGIGVRALLVGTSYIDGDEVVAAARPTLDRLSDDTTETIHLARLDGTNVVYLATRQSQHYLRPFTRVGRRLPAHSTSLGKALLSTYTDEQVRKMLPETLPALTEHTITDRERLIEELHQIREQGYAVDREENTLGLRCFGVAIPYRTPARDAVSCSVPVARLTPAHEQMVKDALFDARDRLTLATRRL; this is encoded by the coding sequence ATGTCGGCAGGCGACGCAGGCGGCGGGGCGCAGGTCAAGTCCGCGGTACGGACCGTGGAGTTGCTCGAGTTCTTCGCCGGCCGGCCCGGTATGCACTCGCTGGCCGCGGTCCAGGAGGCCGTCGGCTATCCCAAGTCCAGCCTGTACATGCTGCTCCGCACACTCGTCGAGCTGGGCTGGGTGGAGACCGACGCCACCGGCACGCGCTACGGCATCGGCGTGCGGGCACTGCTCGTCGGCACCTCCTACATCGACGGCGACGAGGTGGTCGCTGCGGCCCGTCCCACGCTGGACCGGCTGTCCGACGACACCACCGAGACGATCCACCTCGCCCGCCTGGACGGCACGAACGTCGTCTACCTGGCCACCCGCCAGTCGCAGCACTATCTGCGCCCCTTCACGCGGGTCGGCCGCCGCCTGCCCGCCCACTCCACCTCGCTGGGCAAGGCGCTGCTGAGCACGTACACGGACGAGCAGGTGCGCAAGATGCTCCCGGAGACGCTGCCCGCGCTGACCGAGCACACCATCACCGACCGCGAGCGGCTCATCGAGGAACTGCATCAGATCCGCGAGCAGGGGTACGCCGTCGACCGCGAGGAGAACACCCTGGGCCTGCGCTGCTTCGGTGTGGCGATCCCGTACCGCACCCCGGCCCGGGACGCGGTCAGCTGCTCGGTCCCGGTGGCGCGCCTGACGCCGGCGCACGAGCAGATGGTGAAGGATGCTCTCTTCGACGCCCGTGACCGACTGACGCTCGCCACCCGGAGGCTGTGA
- a CDS encoding aldehyde dehydrogenase (NADP(+)), whose protein sequence is MAAPVWSVDPRTGKQREQVAVEATAQEVDAVVRAAHEARGALADRAVRAAFLRSAADRLEGARDRLVEAGDAETALGPVRLTGELARTCYQLRAFADIVDEGAFLDVIINHPDATAAPPIPDLRRYKVPLGVVAVYSASNFPFAFSVAGGDTASALAAGCPVVVKAHPDHPALSELVARVLRGAAAHHGVPEAVIGLVHGFEAGVELVGHPLVAAAGFTGSVRGGRALFDAAAARPAPIPFHGELGSLNPVLVTEAAAAERAEDIGTGLAGSMTMGVGQFCVKPGLVLVPSGAAGDGLVKSLTDAVSDTDPGVLLDHRMRDNFLTGIAERSALPGVESPVTPGAGGEHSVSAGFLTVPAGKLTEDGEHDLLLEECFGPVTVVARYEDEGEAEAVLSRLPGNLSATVHLSTEEAAGQGRGAELLARLTPLAGRVLVNGWPTGVAVAPAQHHGGPYPATTSTSTSVGGTAIERWMRPVAYQNAPEALLPPELRDDNPLGLPRRFNGQLER, encoded by the coding sequence GTGGCAGCACCAGTCTGGAGTGTCGACCCCCGTACCGGGAAGCAGCGGGAACAGGTTGCGGTGGAGGCCACAGCGCAGGAGGTGGACGCCGTCGTGCGGGCAGCGCACGAGGCGCGCGGGGCGCTCGCCGACCGTGCCGTCCGCGCGGCCTTCCTGCGCTCCGCCGCCGACCGGCTGGAAGGGGCCCGCGACCGGCTCGTCGAGGCCGGCGACGCCGAGACCGCGCTCGGACCGGTCCGGCTGACCGGCGAACTGGCCCGGACCTGCTATCAGTTGCGGGCCTTCGCGGACATCGTCGACGAGGGCGCCTTCCTCGACGTGATCATCAACCACCCCGACGCCACCGCGGCCCCGCCGATCCCGGACCTGCGCCGCTACAAGGTGCCGCTCGGAGTCGTCGCCGTCTACTCCGCCTCCAACTTCCCCTTCGCCTTCTCGGTCGCCGGCGGCGACACCGCGAGCGCGCTCGCCGCGGGCTGCCCCGTCGTCGTCAAGGCCCACCCCGACCACCCGGCCCTGTCCGAGCTGGTCGCCAGGGTGCTGCGTGGAGCGGCCGCGCACCACGGCGTCCCCGAGGCCGTGATCGGTCTCGTCCACGGCTTCGAGGCGGGCGTCGAACTCGTCGGACACCCGCTCGTCGCCGCCGCCGGCTTCACCGGTTCCGTACGCGGCGGCCGGGCCCTGTTCGACGCGGCGGCCGCGCGGCCGGCGCCGATCCCCTTCCACGGCGAGCTGGGGTCGCTCAACCCGGTCCTCGTCACCGAGGCCGCGGCCGCCGAACGGGCCGAGGACATCGGGACCGGGCTGGCCGGGTCGATGACGATGGGGGTCGGGCAGTTCTGCGTGAAGCCCGGACTGGTCCTCGTGCCGTCCGGAGCCGCCGGCGACGGCCTGGTCAAGTCGCTCACCGACGCCGTCAGCGACACCGACCCGGGCGTCCTGCTCGACCACCGGATGCGCGACAACTTCCTCACCGGCATCGCCGAGCGCTCCGCACTGCCCGGCGTCGAGTCGCCGGTCACCCCGGGCGCGGGCGGCGAGCACTCGGTCAGCGCGGGCTTCCTGACCGTGCCGGCCGGGAAGCTCACCGAGGACGGGGAGCACGACCTGCTCCTGGAGGAGTGCTTCGGACCGGTCACCGTGGTGGCCCGCTACGAGGACGAGGGCGAGGCCGAGGCCGTCCTGTCGCGGCTGCCCGGCAACCTCAGCGCGACCGTGCACCTGTCCACCGAGGAGGCGGCCGGCCAGGGACGCGGCGCCGAACTGCTCGCCCGGCTGACCCCGCTCGCCGGACGCGTGCTCGTCAACGGCTGGCCGACCGGTGTCGCGGTGGCCCCCGCCCAGCACCACGGCGGCCCCTACCCCGCGACGACCTCGACGTCCACCTCCGTGGGCGGTACGGCGATCGAGCGGTGGATGCGCCCGGTGGCGTACCAGAACGCCCCGGAGGCGCTGCTGCCGCCGGAGCTGCGCGACGACAACCCGCTCGGGCTGCCCCGCCGCTTCAACGGCCAACTGGAGCGCTGA